One region of Syntrophobacter fumaroxidans MPOB genomic DNA includes:
- a CDS encoding gamma carbonic anhydrase family protein: MGVLPYRNVMPRLAEDVFVAPGAWVIGNVEIAARSSVWFNTVIRGDVHTIRIGSETNIQDNCSLHVTEPDFPLEIGNRVTVGHRAIVHGCVVEDDCLIGMGVIILDGAKIGRGSVIAAGALITPGFVVPPKSLVMGSPAQVKRPITDEEFQRAQKSYFHYIDLASDYRDPGREGIRIKGFLG; the protein is encoded by the coding sequence ATGGGAGTTCTGCCGTACAGGAACGTCATGCCCAGGCTCGCGGAAGACGTGTTCGTCGCCCCGGGAGCGTGGGTGATCGGAAACGTTGAGATAGCGGCTCGCAGCAGCGTCTGGTTCAATACGGTCATTCGCGGCGACGTCCACACCATTCGAATCGGGTCTGAGACCAACATCCAGGACAACTGCTCTTTGCACGTGACGGAGCCGGATTTTCCGCTGGAAATCGGAAACCGGGTCACCGTCGGCCACCGGGCCATCGTCCACGGATGCGTCGTCGAAGACGACTGCCTTATCGGCATGGGGGTGATCATCCTCGATGGAGCGAAAATAGGACGGGGATCGGTCATCGCCGCCGGAGCGCTGATCACCCCGGGGTTTGTCGTTCCACCGAAGTCGCTGGTGATGGGTTCTCCCGCGCAGGTCAAGCGGCCGATCACGGACGAAGAATTCCAGCGCGCGCAGAAGAGCTATTTCCACTACATCGATCTGGCCTCCGACTACCGGGACCCGGGCAGGGAAGGAATTCGGATCAAGGGGTTCCTGGGATAG
- the thrC gene encoding threonine synthase: MKIDQFPEHIRPYLVPRAGGEYAYECFSCGREHGIERLLYTCPDCGSVLMIKDLEWSRLKRIPGSLWREIFDYRSMLTLPALRGIYRYHELIGSVIPPESVVWLGEGYTPVVAANAVLCDWAGCAFFFKNDGQNPSASFKDRGMASAFSYLNYLIGHRGMEDVLAICASTGDTSASAALYGSYFVHGVKSAVLLPHGKVTPQQLGQPLGSGARVIEIPGVFDDCMKVVEYLSEHYSVALMNSKNAWRILGQESYSYEIAQAFDYEIGDLAVFVPIGNAGNITAVLQGFLKLHDLGIIPALPAVFGVQSEHANPVYLYYLEPEREKRRFRPVTVRPSVAQAAMIGNPVSMPRVVKLVEEYRLRAGEDAVRVVEVSEQEIMDAMLTANRNGHIVCTQGGECLAGCRKAVASGMQAAGRRAVLDATAHALKFSVFQDKYFSDSFEPEYEVVPKAELRNAPVLVSPPDGVPKPVPGREMPPEDFRRFLAFASGAVAELLGLKRKQ, encoded by the coding sequence ATGAAGATCGACCAGTTTCCGGAACATATCCGGCCGTACCTGGTGCCCCGGGCGGGCGGCGAGTATGCGTACGAGTGCTTCTCGTGCGGTCGGGAGCACGGTATCGAACGGCTGCTCTACACCTGTCCGGACTGTGGCAGCGTATTGATGATCAAGGACCTGGAATGGAGTCGCCTGAAGCGGATTCCGGGATCCTTGTGGCGCGAGATATTCGACTACCGGAGTATGCTGACGCTTCCTGCCCTGCGGGGTATCTATCGGTACCACGAGTTGATCGGTTCGGTGATTCCGCCCGAATCGGTGGTCTGGCTCGGAGAGGGATACACGCCGGTGGTGGCGGCCAACGCGGTGCTGTGCGACTGGGCGGGCTGTGCCTTCTTTTTCAAGAACGACGGCCAGAATCCCAGCGCCTCGTTCAAAGACCGCGGAATGGCCAGTGCTTTCAGCTATCTCAACTACCTCATCGGGCACCGCGGCATGGAGGATGTTCTGGCCATCTGCGCATCGACCGGCGACACCTCCGCTTCGGCGGCGCTCTATGGCTCATATTTCGTGCACGGAGTGAAATCCGCCGTCTTGCTGCCTCACGGCAAGGTCACCCCGCAGCAGCTCGGACAGCCGCTCGGAAGCGGTGCCCGGGTCATCGAGATCCCCGGTGTTTTCGATGACTGCATGAAGGTCGTCGAATACCTTTCCGAGCACTACTCCGTTGCCCTGATGAATTCCAAGAACGCCTGGCGTATTCTGGGCCAGGAATCCTACAGCTATGAAATCGCCCAGGCATTCGACTACGAAATCGGGGACCTGGCGGTGTTCGTGCCCATCGGCAACGCCGGCAACATCACGGCGGTGCTGCAGGGATTCCTCAAGCTCCACGACCTGGGAATCATCCCGGCCCTTCCGGCCGTGTTCGGCGTGCAGTCCGAACACGCGAATCCGGTCTATCTCTACTACCTGGAACCCGAACGCGAGAAGCGGCGATTCCGCCCGGTGACGGTGAGGCCGAGCGTGGCCCAGGCGGCCATGATCGGGAACCCGGTCTCCATGCCGCGCGTGGTGAAGCTGGTCGAAGAATATCGACTGCGGGCGGGCGAGGATGCGGTGCGGGTGGTGGAGGTGAGCGAGCAGGAGATCATGGACGCCATGCTGACGGCCAACCGGAACGGGCACATCGTTTGCACCCAGGGCGGCGAATGCCTTGCCGGCTGCCGCAAAGCCGTCGCTTCGGGAATGCAGGCCGCCGGGCGGCGCGCCGTCCTCGACGCCACCGCGCACGCATTGAAGTTTTCCGTTTTTCAGGACAAATATTTTTCCGATAGCTTCGAACCGGAATATGAAGTGGTGCCGAAGGCGGAGCTCCGGAACGCTCCCGTGCTGGTGTCGCCCCCCGACGGCGTTCCGAAGCCCGTGCCGGGGCGGGAGATGCCCCCGGAGGATTTCCGGCGGTTCCTGGCCTTTGCGTCCGGCGCCGTCGCCGAGCTTCTCGGGCTGAAACGGAAGCAGTGA
- the lpxC gene encoding UDP-3-O-acyl-N-acetylglucosamine deacetylase, whose protein sequence is MKFFYPRQHTVTREVWCGGVGLHTGADVTIRLKPAPPDFGIRFQRTDLTGKPVITAHYRQVVDTFQATTIGIAGAVVGTVEHLMAAFYGCGVDNVLVEVDGPEIPILDGSAAPYTGLIRKAGVREQDAVRRCLIVDRPMVVKEDGAYIRVTPSDHFRIDCAIDFPHPLVGKQRYSWSFCENSFKREIAKARTFGFLKDVRKLQTMGRAQGGSLANAIVLDECGLLNREGFRYADECVRHKLLDFMGDLALIGMPVVGAFHVHRAGHSLHSRFLKQLMTRPGTCSLAQPSCIPTGVFPASRLPAFAGQISSVAKPI, encoded by the coding sequence GTGAAATTTTTCTATCCGAGGCAGCATACTGTCACCAGGGAGGTGTGGTGCGGAGGGGTGGGCCTGCACACCGGGGCTGACGTCACCATTCGCCTGAAGCCGGCTCCACCCGATTTCGGCATTCGTTTCCAGCGCACGGATCTCACCGGGAAACCCGTCATCACCGCTCACTACCGACAGGTCGTGGACACTTTTCAGGCCACCACCATCGGAATCGCAGGTGCGGTCGTCGGCACCGTCGAACACCTGATGGCGGCGTTCTACGGCTGCGGCGTGGACAATGTCCTGGTGGAAGTGGACGGTCCGGAGATCCCTATTCTCGACGGCAGCGCGGCTCCTTACACCGGGCTCATCCGCAAGGCCGGCGTCCGGGAGCAGGATGCCGTGCGCAGGTGCCTGATCGTTGACCGCCCCATGGTGGTCAAGGAAGATGGGGCCTACATCCGCGTGACACCGTCGGATCATTTCCGCATCGACTGCGCCATCGACTTCCCGCATCCCCTGGTGGGGAAGCAGAGATACTCCTGGTCCTTCTGCGAGAACTCTTTCAAGAGGGAAATCGCCAAGGCGAGGACCTTCGGCTTTCTCAAAGACGTCAGAAAGCTGCAAACCATGGGGAGAGCGCAGGGCGGGTCCCTGGCCAACGCAATCGTGCTCGACGAATGCGGGCTCCTCAACCGCGAGGGCTTCCGCTACGCGGACGAGTGCGTGCGTCACAAGCTCCTCGACTTCATGGGAGATTTGGCCTTGATCGGCATGCCCGTGGTGGGCGCTTTTCATGTCCACAGGGCCGGGCATTCCCTGCACAGCCGTTTCCTGAAACAGCTCATGACGCGCCCCGGCACCTGCAGCCTGGCCCAGCCTTCCTGCATCCCCACGGGAGTTTTCCCGGCGTCCCGCCTCCCGGCGTTCGCCGGTCAGATCTCTTCCGTGGCGAAGCCCATCTGA
- a CDS encoding DUF4390 domain-containing protein, whose translation MIYFKSIARCGTLLAILLLWCALPVSAANRAQIVDIALNRDRGNLQVSLRIKDCFTPKMEEAIKTGVLTTFRILVVFEQGNLPFRSRIVDTAIEHTIKYDLLKNEYHVQVPEHPDRILRTRDFEQAKRWMSTVSRYSLIPLQRLEEGQTYELRLKAELSKFQLPLFFRYIFFFVSLWDFETDWQKVDFTL comes from the coding sequence ATGATATATTTCAAGTCGATAGCGCGATGCGGCACACTCCTGGCAATCCTGCTTCTCTGGTGCGCCTTGCCCGTATCGGCCGCGAACCGCGCTCAGATCGTGGATATCGCTTTGAACCGGGACCGGGGGAACCTGCAGGTGAGCCTGCGCATCAAGGACTGCTTTACCCCCAAGATGGAGGAGGCGATCAAGACCGGCGTCCTCACGACGTTTCGCATCCTCGTGGTTTTTGAACAGGGGAACCTGCCGTTTCGCTCCCGGATTGTGGACACCGCCATCGAACACACCATCAAGTACGATCTTCTCAAGAACGAATATCACGTGCAGGTTCCCGAGCATCCCGACAGAATCCTGCGGACCAGGGACTTCGAGCAGGCCAAGCGCTGGATGAGCACGGTCAGCCGGTATAGCCTCATCCCCCTGCAGCGGCTCGAGGAGGGGCAGACTTACGAGTTGCGGCTCAAGGCGGAGCTTTCCAAGTTTCAACTGCCCCTGTTTTTCCGTTACATCTTCTTTTTTGTTTCTCTGTGGGACTTTGAAACCGATTGGCAAAAAGTGGATTTCACCTTATAA
- a CDS encoding ATP-binding protein, which yields MNSSQGPPDKTSRRRTRERILVIAVFAAIITVGFFEGWFFRLQSDLPLSGNILLFAFININVILLLLLAYLVLRNIVKLVFERKRNILGHKLRTRLVIASVGLTLIPTIPLFWLATQFIFSSLDQWFSYQVEQSLEQAVGLGKNVLEREGADLVTDARSIKAEVLKLDEEERPAPAALERISSSYMGQYRIDGLFLFDGSGRLTWKTVSPELGEIEPGALRKLLEKESEQTARSYTLSSEAKREGLAAHVFFPRGSGPTGEGSELIAFRLLPPHIMEKLGTITGGYEDYLQLKLLHFPLKQSHFITFSIVTLLTIFAAIWFGFFIARSLTVPIQALVSATQRIAEGDLEVHLESQRQDELGMLITSFNDMVEDLRESRGKLANAYLALQQSHLELENRRRYMEVVLKNIAAGVVSVDAGGRIMTMNKAAEETFGLHADRVKGLHYSSFLRPAHLEIVKSFTEMYESTRQPYLEQQVQVVVGEQPMTLLINASVLKDEKNEFMGVVAVLDDLTELEKAQRMAAWREVARRIAHEIKNPLTPIQLSAQRLRRKHPELLEEADSVFDECTRTIIQQVDHMKHLVNEFSKFARLPRARPVPSDLCAIIEESLALYRHTYPNISFVLEKMDDLPPLRLDRDQFRQVMINLIENAVYAIGREKGVITNRVSYDPVLNIARMECADTGRGISPEGKLRMFEPYYSTRRKGTGLGLAIVASIIADHNGFVRVRDNVPAGTVIVIELPGR from the coding sequence ATGAATTCCAGTCAGGGACCACCGGATAAAACCAGCAGGCGCCGTACCCGGGAACGCATCCTGGTGATTGCCGTGTTTGCGGCGATCATCACGGTCGGATTCTTCGAGGGCTGGTTTTTCCGGCTGCAATCGGACCTGCCCCTGTCCGGGAATATCCTGCTGTTCGCCTTCATCAACATCAACGTCATCCTGCTTTTGCTGCTCGCGTACCTGGTTTTGAGAAACATCGTCAAGCTGGTTTTCGAACGCAAGCGCAATATCCTCGGGCACAAGTTGAGGACCCGGCTGGTGATCGCATCCGTGGGACTGACGCTCATCCCCACGATACCGCTGTTCTGGCTGGCGACGCAGTTCATCTTCTCCAGCCTTGACCAATGGTTCAGCTACCAGGTGGAGCAGTCGCTCGAGCAGGCGGTGGGACTGGGAAAGAACGTCCTGGAACGGGAAGGAGCCGACCTGGTCACCGATGCCCGGTCGATCAAAGCCGAGGTATTGAAGCTCGACGAAGAGGAAAGACCTGCGCCCGCGGCACTGGAGCGCATCTCTTCCTCTTACATGGGACAGTACCGCATCGACGGGCTTTTTCTCTTCGACGGTTCCGGCCGCCTGACCTGGAAGACGGTCTCCCCGGAGCTCGGCGAAATCGAACCCGGGGCCCTCCGGAAACTGCTTGAAAAGGAATCCGAACAGACGGCCAGGAGCTACACCCTGAGCTCCGAGGCAAAACGCGAGGGACTGGCCGCTCACGTGTTCTTCCCGCGCGGGAGCGGTCCCACCGGCGAGGGGAGCGAGTTGATCGCGTTCCGGCTTCTTCCTCCCCACATCATGGAAAAACTCGGCACCATCACCGGCGGCTACGAAGATTACCTGCAACTCAAGCTTCTGCACTTTCCTTTGAAGCAGAGCCATTTCATCACTTTTTCCATCGTTACGCTGCTCACCATCTTCGCCGCCATCTGGTTCGGTTTCTTCATTGCCAGGAGCCTCACCGTGCCCATCCAGGCCCTGGTTTCCGCCACTCAACGCATCGCCGAAGGCGACCTGGAGGTTCATCTCGAATCCCAGCGCCAGGATGAGCTGGGCATGCTGATCACTTCCTTCAACGACATGGTGGAGGACCTGCGCGAGAGCCGGGGGAAGCTGGCCAACGCTTATCTGGCCTTACAGCAAAGCCACCTGGAGCTGGAGAACCGGCGGCGGTACATGGAAGTCGTGCTGAAGAACATCGCCGCGGGCGTGGTCAGCGTGGACGCCGGGGGACGGATCATGACGATGAACAAGGCGGCCGAGGAAACGTTCGGGCTGCATGCGGACCGGGTGAAAGGGCTGCATTACTCAAGCTTCCTGCGGCCCGCGCACCTGGAGATCGTCAAGTCCTTCACGGAAATGTACGAATCCACCCGGCAGCCGTACCTGGAACAGCAGGTCCAGGTCGTGGTGGGCGAGCAGCCGATGACCCTGCTCATCAACGCCTCGGTGCTCAAGGACGAGAAGAACGAGTTCATGGGGGTGGTGGCCGTGCTGGACGATCTGACCGAGCTGGAGAAAGCCCAGCGCATGGCCGCCTGGCGGGAGGTGGCGCGGCGCATCGCCCACGAGATCAAGAACCCGCTCACCCCCATTCAGCTGTCGGCCCAGCGGCTGCGCCGCAAGCACCCGGAGCTGCTCGAGGAGGCGGACTCGGTCTTCGATGAATGCACGCGCACCATCATTCAACAGGTCGATCACATGAAGCACCTGGTCAACGAGTTTTCGAAGTTCGCGCGCCTGCCCCGCGCCCGCCCGGTGCCGAGCGATCTGTGCGCCATCATCGAGGAGAGCCTGGCCCTGTACCGTCATACGTATCCGAACATTTCCTTCGTTCTCGAGAAGATGGACGACCTCCCGCCGCTCAGGCTCGATCGGGATCAATTCCGACAGGTTATGATCAACCTCATCGAGAACGCCGTCTACGCGATCGGCAGGGAGAAGGGCGTCATCACCAACCGGGTCTCCTACGACCCGGTCCTCAATATCGCGCGGATGGAATGCGCGGACACCGGCCGCGGGATATCGCCCGAAGGCAAGTTGCGCATGTTCGAACCGTACTATTCCACGCGTCGGAAGGGCACCGGGCTGGGGCTGGCCATCGTCGCCAGCATCATTGCCGATCACAACGGGTTCGTGAGGGTCCGGGACAACGTGCCGGCCGGCACGGTGATCGTCATAGAACTGCCCGGGCGATGA
- a CDS encoding sigma-54-dependent transcriptional regulator, with translation MKPKILVVDDEISILQSLRGVLQDEGYRIGVAASGEEALEELRRDTPDLMLLDIWMPGMDGLAVLEEIKKSHAHLPVIIISGHGNIETAVKATRMGAFDFVEKPLSLERILVSIKNALDFHRLEEENLLWRQKAHRTSHMTGRSEAVESLREQIRRAAPTNATVLITGENGTGKELAARMIHQLSKRSHRPMVEVNCAAIPEDLIESELFGHEKGAFTGAHERRRGRFDVANGGTLFLDEIGDMSLRTQAKILRILQEQVFERVGGSRTIQVDVRVVAATNKDIQREIEAGRFRQDLYYRLNVIPIFVPPLRDRLQDIPLLVEDFLDDMAAESAMGRKEIDPAVFGPLQQYSWPGNIRELRNFIERMVIMTPGQRIGPRDLPLDFLNRLPKPPEEAGPYQCATLREARSVFERAYLLRKLDEFAWNVSLTAAQVGLERSHLHRKMKALGIREREETLDAHESPPNDAEARKRGTGE, from the coding sequence ATGAAGCCGAAGATCCTGGTTGTGGACGATGAAATCAGCATTCTGCAATCGCTGCGCGGGGTATTGCAGGACGAGGGGTACCGGATCGGAGTGGCCGCCTCCGGGGAGGAAGCTCTGGAGGAGCTGCGCCGGGACACGCCCGACCTGATGCTGCTGGACATCTGGATGCCCGGCATGGACGGCTTGGCGGTGCTTGAGGAGATCAAGAAGAGTCACGCGCACCTCCCGGTCATCATCATTTCCGGCCACGGCAACATCGAAACGGCGGTGAAGGCGACCCGGATGGGGGCTTTCGATTTCGTCGAGAAGCCGCTCTCGCTGGAACGTATCCTGGTGTCCATCAAGAATGCCCTCGACTTCCACCGCCTCGAGGAGGAAAACCTCCTGTGGCGCCAGAAGGCGCACCGCACCAGTCACATGACGGGGCGGAGCGAAGCCGTTGAGTCGCTCCGGGAACAGATTCGAAGAGCCGCCCCCACCAACGCGACCGTGCTCATCACCGGCGAGAACGGTACCGGCAAGGAACTGGCGGCGCGCATGATCCACCAGCTCAGCAAGCGCAGCCACAGGCCCATGGTCGAAGTGAACTGTGCGGCCATCCCGGAGGATCTCATCGAGAGCGAGTTGTTCGGGCACGAGAAGGGCGCCTTCACGGGCGCGCACGAACGGCGCCGGGGCAGGTTCGACGTAGCCAACGGGGGAACGCTTTTCCTGGACGAAATCGGGGACATGAGCCTCAGAACCCAGGCCAAGATCCTGCGGATCCTTCAGGAACAGGTGTTCGAGCGGGTCGGCGGCTCCCGCACCATCCAGGTGGACGTCCGCGTGGTTGCCGCCACCAATAAGGATATCCAGAGGGAGATCGAGGCGGGCCGGTTCCGCCAGGATCTCTACTATCGCCTGAACGTCATCCCTATTTTCGTGCCCCCGTTGCGGGATCGGCTCCAGGACATCCCGCTCCTGGTGGAGGATTTCCTCGACGATATGGCGGCGGAGAGCGCCATGGGCCGCAAGGAAATCGACCCCGCGGTGTTCGGACCGCTGCAGCAGTACTCCTGGCCCGGAAACATCCGCGAGCTGCGCAATTTCATCGAACGGATGGTCATCATGACCCCGGGCCAGAGGATCGGACCCCGGGACCTGCCGCTCGATTTTCTCAACCGCCTGCCCAAGCCCCCCGAAGAAGCCGGTCCATACCAGTGCGCGACCCTCCGGGAAGCACGGTCGGTGTTCGAACGCGCCTACCTGCTGCGCAAGCTCGACGAATTCGCCTGGAACGTTTCCCTCACCGCGGCCCAGGTCGGGCTCGAGCGCAGCCATCTCCATCGGAAAATGAAAGCCCTGGGGATCCGCGAACGAGAAGAGACCCTCGACGCTCACGAGAGTCCCCCCAACGACGCCGAAGCGCGCAAGAGGGGCACGGGGGAGTGA